The Deltaproteobacteria bacterium genome includes the window TCCGCCCGGTTGACGGTTGCGCCGCCCGGAACGTACACTCCACGAGAGGGAAACCGGAGGGAAGCTTGGCGGATGCACCGCTCTACGGTAGGGTTCTCGGGCTCGATTACGGAAGCCGCCGCATCGGTGTCGCGGTGTCCGATCCGCTCGGGTGGACCGCCCAGCCGCTCCCGGCGATCGCCCGGGAGGGCGACCGGAAGGACATCGCCGCGATCGGACGCCTCGCCGGGGACCTCGGTGCGGGCTCCGTGGTGCTCGGCCTCCCGCTGCTCATGAACGGGGACGAGGGGCCCGCGGCCGCCCGCGCGCGGGCGTTCGGGGCGGGAATCGAAGCGGATCTCTCCCTTCCGGTGACGATGTGGGACGAGCGGCTGACCTCCGCGCAGTCGGAGCGCCACCTCATCGACTCCGGGGTCCGGAGGGGCCGCCGCAGGGAGATCCGGGACAGCCTCTCCGCGATGTTCCTCCTCCAGAGCTTCCTGGACCTGCGGAACCGCAAATGACCCCCTCCGGAACTCGATGGCCCCGCCGCCGGCCGGCGCGCGCGGCGGCCGCCGCTGCCGCCGTGGCCCTGCTCCTTTCCGCCTTCATCCTGCTCGACACGCCGCCCGCGGAGAACTGGACGGAAAGGGTGGTGGTCGTCGCCAGGGGGAGCCACCTCGCCGACGTCGTCTCCGCGCTGCGGAAGGGTGGAGTGCTCCCCCACCCGCTGGCATTCCGCGCCCTCGCCTTCCTGACCCGCACCGACCGCCGGCTCCAGTACGG containing:
- the ruvX gene encoding Holliday junction resolvase RuvX, with amino-acid sequence MADAPLYGRVLGLDYGSRRIGVAVSDPLGWTAQPLPAIAREGDRKDIAAIGRLAGDLGAGSVVLGLPLLMNGDEGPAAARARAFGAGIEADLSLPVTMWDERLTSAQSERHLIDSGVRRGRRREIRDSLSAMFLLQSFLDLRNRK